A region from the Parasphingopyxis sp. CP4 genome encodes:
- a CDS encoding CinA family protein, giving the protein MNLLPDALVEKAREVVDRNRATGRRIVVAESCTGGLVGAALTEIAGSSDVFDGGFVTYANEAKIGLLGVNADVLETFGAVSEAVAWAMALGALERTRADIAVSITGIAGPGGGTDKKPVGTVVFGRALRGTDPEKIEAYQKTFEDNGRAGVRLQAGLWALELLLPE; this is encoded by the coding sequence GTGAACCTTCTTCCCGACGCACTTGTCGAAAAAGCCCGCGAGGTCGTCGATCGCAACCGCGCTACTGGCCGTCGAATCGTGGTCGCAGAAAGCTGCACAGGCGGGCTCGTCGGCGCCGCCCTCACCGAGATAGCCGGCTCATCGGACGTGTTTGACGGCGGTTTCGTAACCTATGCCAATGAAGCGAAGATCGGCCTGCTCGGGGTTAATGCGGATGTCCTCGAAACTTTCGGCGCGGTGTCAGAAGCTGTCGCTTGGGCGATGGCACTTGGTGCGCTCGAACGAACGCGCGCCGATATTGCCGTTTCGATTACCGGTATCGCGGGTCCTGGCGGTGGAACCGACAAGAAGCCTGTGGGCACGGTTGTATTCGGTCGCGCGCTTCGAGGCACCGATCCGGAAAAAATCGAAGCCTATCAGAAAACATTTGAGGATAATGGCCGAGCCGGTGTGCGCCTTCAGGCAGGGCTATGGGCGTTGGAGCTGCTGCTTCCCGAATAG
- a CDS encoding type II toxin-antitoxin system RatA family toxin, with translation MPRHSESRHIAYSAEQMFELVADVGRYGEFLPWVVATRIRSDSETEMVADLVVGFKSLRETFTSKVHKERPGRISVDYLDGPLKYLHNEWGFEPDPNGGCTIEFLVDFAFRNKMFESLAGQVFDRALRKMTDSFEARADELYGSSGYSGSSSSNAHSPA, from the coding sequence ATGCCCCGTCATAGCGAATCCCGCCACATAGCCTATAGCGCTGAACAGATGTTTGAACTGGTGGCTGATGTCGGTCGCTATGGAGAATTTCTTCCCTGGGTGGTCGCAACACGGATCCGGTCTGACAGTGAGACGGAAATGGTGGCCGATCTTGTGGTGGGATTCAAATCCCTGCGCGAAACCTTTACCTCAAAAGTGCACAAGGAACGGCCCGGGCGGATATCTGTCGATTATCTCGATGGGCCGTTAAAATATCTGCACAATGAATGGGGCTTTGAACCCGATCCGAACGGCGGATGTACGATCGAGTTTCTGGTCGATTTCGCGTTCAGGAACAAGATGTTCGAAAGCCTTGCGGGGCAGGTATTCGATCGCGCCTTGCGGAAGATGACCGACAGTTTCGAAGCGCGTGCCGACGAACTCTACGGCTCCTCCGGCTATTCGGGAAGCAGCAGCTCCAACGCCCATAGCCCTGCCTGA